TAATTAgttatgataaatttaattttaccaTTCTAATATCATGACAAATCAATAATTAGCCCTTAGCGATGAGTTAGGTTCAACATTgaccaaaattaaattcattttcccaGAGAACaactatttataaatattttgacaaTACATGTGAGAGAGTTCATATACATATATGATAATTACAGGATGAAGCACACTATTTATCTAAACATCAAGGAGCTGTTTGAGTAGCTTATGCACTCAGACAATAAAGCTATAAACACTAAATATATTTGGAACATTACCTTCTGTTGTGGGTGTGAACAAAGTTTCATGATGCTAAGAAGTTATCAACCTTAACATTTGTAGTCCTTGATAGAAACTTCATGCAAATAGGAGGCTTAACTCCAGCCAAAGCAAGGATGGAGCTAGGCAATGTCCATATACCATCTCCACATATCAGACCAGACGCGACCGCAGGTGCAAAAGCCTCGGCTTTAGCCTTGTTGATCTTTTCCCACACAAACAATATCAAGCTTCCAAGGCACATGTCAATGGCAAAATATGAACCGATATAGAACGGAATCGCCATTGCCATAGGTATTGGAATATACTGACTTGCCTTCTTCCCTGATAAGTCTCTTATTAAATTTATCACAATGGCTGCTGCAAAGAACCCATAGCATAGGGAGAGACAATTCTTTGGTAGACTAGAGAAGCCCTCGACCGCAAGAAGAGCCATGTTACGGTAGACCGTTGCATACGGTGCTGGGTAAGCACTTTCAGGCTGTCCAAGATCATCAAATGCCTTATAGAACAGCCAAAATACACAGGGAGATATGATGCATCCCATCGCTGTGCCTACCACTTGGCTCACGAACATCGATTGTGGCGAGGATAGCGTCATGTATCCAGTCTTGAAATCCTGCATTAGATCAGATGCCGTTGAGACAATGTTCATCATTACTCCACAAGCTGCTAGGCCTGCAACGACACCACCGTGTGTGGCACCAGCCCATGCTCCGATCGTGAAAATGGCGAGCTTTCCATATGTAGATGCAAGGGACCAATCGGTCAACCCGGCACCATAAGCATTGCAGAAAGCTAGTACTGGTGCAATCACGTAGATGACAAGTATATAATACCATTTCAGCTGTGAAAAGATGTGTGGCAAAGTAGCTATGGATACGGCTGCAATCGCAACATAACCTCCGATGGCAAACCACGAGGGAATCTGATCTTTGAGGAAGAGTTGAGTCCTCCGTTTGTCGTCAAAAGATACATCGGACGTTGAAGTAGGGGAACCATCTGAGACTGGGATTACATCTCTTTTCTTCAGCTGACGGTGTAGACCAATGAGAGTTGTTGCCAACACCTTTACAAAGTTGTAAACCCCATCGCCCAGAATCAAGGCAATGGAGATAAACACCTAAAGCCACAAACAGAATTACAAAGGAGCAAGTTAATATTATAATGGTAAGAGCTTttagaatgaaaatttaaactcgttagaggattttttttttttttttttttttttgaccttGTAGCCTTGAAGACCATGAAAGCTGGAGAGAGGAAGCTCAGCACTGAACCAATCTCCCTTTCTTTTCTCGATGAGAGGCCACATTAAACCCCATGAAAGAATTCCTCCAACCAACACAGATATGTTGATGATGTACGGACAGATCATTCCCACTCCAACATACGTTGCAgagaaatcaaaataaaatctGCAGCAAGAAGtgagtgtttttatctttttaaattaacGTTGTCGGAAACTGTATTTATTGGTGAGAAAGAAGGTATAAAAAGTACTTGTTTTTGTAAGCTTTGAGGCCAAATGTAGGGAAATTGACAAATCCACAGTCATCTCCGGCAGTGAAGAACCATTGGAAGAAGCCCCACAAGAAGCTGAATGAGAAAAATTTTCCAAGCGTCCTCACTTGCTTCCTGTAACGTAGGAAATGCACCAAAATTATAAAGTAtacttaaaatttgattggaaaAGTCGTATTAATTTAGGGGTTGTTTGGCCAACTCATttcaatagtaaacactattgaATTTTGTACGTTTATCAAATAACTCAATCTCCTCTTCTTTTTATACTTTTCACATCTATTGACGAATTTCATATTTTTCCCTATCTCTACTTTTTACTTATCGAGTAATTCTACCTTcctttatttacttttcacaATAAACTCTATCTTAAGACCAACACTCTAAACACAAATTTACTAATCCAACATATTAACACTAGACTTATTAACTCTACTCGGTGAATTAAATGACCCCTTAAATTAAAGTGGTTCAAAAATATTAGAAGAGCTTACTTGTTATATGAAATGGAATATAAACAAACCAATACGAATGAACACGAAAAGAATACAAAATTGAAGCAATGCGTAGAGAGTCTGACTCACTTGGCTAACTTGGCTCCTCGAGGAGTGTGGAAACTGTTGATAAGATGTGCTGTGGCAGTACCACTTGGATAAGTCAACTTGAAATCTATGATCATTATCTGAAAGCCAAccataagaaaattaaaaaatcaaagcaCGGCAAGTTGGTTCTGTCTAGATTATGCAACttcgattttaaatttgaatataccTTCCGTAAAGGAACAACTGAGAAGAGGCCGAGAAAGCTGACGATGAAAAGAAAACCAATTATCCATCCTAACGAAGGGTTCTTGAAGTCATTGATATCGGCTGATGCTAGCTTACTAATGCGCTGACTCAGTCCAAATAGATAGCTCCCGAAACCTCCTGTTTGAGTTCCAATTACATCAGGTACATATCTACATTTCTcataataacatatacaaaCCAACtatactatttgattttttattttttgtttttaaaattaaacctaacaCTTCTTCCGcttctaaattttttgttttgttatctactttctaccaatgttttcaaaaatcatgccaaattttgaaaactaaaaaaaagtttttttttaaaaaaaatctggaTAAAAATTCAACTTTTGTACTTGAAAGATGCAAAATATGAtaagaaattagaagaaaatagacttaatttccAAAAACCAAAGATAAAAAATTACACAAACGAGACCTAATTTTCGAAATCATTTTCATGTATTTCAACCTTAAGGTTTTAAATTCAAATAGTTTAAACATTTCTTTAATCATTTTCATTACTGTTTTCTGAGTTGTTTTGTCACAACTACAGCAGCCAAGAGAAACAGCCAAAAATATATTAGGGCCCTTGTACATCGGTGAATTCAGCAAATGTATTTCGACCTGAATATAGGAACCTATTTGGCAAGTTGACAATTTTTTCCTTTCtcgaagaaaaggaaaaagaaaaacttatttttctaaAAGCCTTCTTTTGCACTCGatagttattttttctttttttttttcttttttttttttttttttggaactgGGTAGTCAATACTTTACTCACCATGGGCCATGTTTATGCCCACCTTAAAGATTCCTcgagagaaaaagaataaaatatataatataaaaaaatggctAAGAAAAGCATTATCTTTGTTTATTCAGAGAATCTTTTCTTCAACACAAGTGAAttctatattgttttatttggtatcaaactttcaattttctaaACAACTTTAACTTTATCATTCTTTTCgtttctttattttcaattaCATCTTTATCGCTCCataaataaagaacaaaacgttcaaatttaattttctcgTTATTTTTGTCTCATCCATAGAACCTTGAGggtttgattttcatttttttttttttcattttctaaaatctattttccaaattaatttatttatcttcTATGGCATTTGTTTTCATatgaaaaaattgttttccaaattaatttctgatgttattttctttattttttttatattaaaaatcattttaattttttttattcaatttaattttctaatttattttcttttatttaattttcaaaaaaagtattttatttttctaaccAAAAGAAATTATATTTCAACATTATACCTTTGTCCGTTCTTCCACTGTTCCATATAATGAATATGCAACACctttatatataaaacaataaCGAAAACCAGAAAAATACTGCTTTTGTTGTCTTCTTTTTAATAttggaaaaaaattttaaattttatttgttcaagtttatttttaatattaaaaaatgtttttgttttaaacactattaatttattattattattttaaaataataaaataataggaCCCATTTTCGTCATCAGTACATTAAATTCTAAGTTGAAACGAAAGAATGtcactttcttttaatttaatttctaaaatttatcttttttacttatttttcttgGTTGAGGGTATATTATTAAAATGGTGGTCAACAGCGTAAATAAAGGATTTATAACTGTTTTGGTgttttttaatacaa
This genomic window from Benincasa hispida cultivar B227 chromosome 4, ASM972705v1, whole genome shotgun sequence contains:
- the LOC120075594 gene encoding probable metal-nicotianamine transporter YSL7: MDRNGRDQRDMEEDEEKLDELDPNQKSKRARGDNQGLVMAEESMSVERIFEAQEVPSWQKQLTVRAFAVSFGLSVLFTFIVMKLNLTTGIIPSLNVSAGLLGFFFVKTWTKLLEKSGLLKQPFTRQENTVIQTCVVASSGIAFSGGFGSYLFGLSQRISKLASADINDFKNPSLGWIIGFLFIVSFLGLFSVVPLRKIMIIDFKLTYPSGTATAHLINSFHTPRGAKLAKKQVRTLGKFFSFSFLWGFFQWFFTAGDDCGFVNFPTFGLKAYKNKFYFDFSATYVGVGMICPYIINISVLVGGILSWGLMWPLIEKRKGDWFSAELPLSSFHGLQGYKVFISIALILGDGVYNFVKVLATTLIGLHRQLKKRDVIPVSDGSPTSTSDVSFDDKRRTQLFLKDQIPSWFAIGGYVAIAAVSIATLPHIFSQLKWYYILVIYVIAPVLAFCNAYGAGLTDWSLASTYGKLAIFTIGAWAGATHGGVVAGLAACGVMMNIVSTASDLMQDFKTGYMTLSSPQSMFVSQVVGTAMGCIISPCVFWLFYKAFDDLGQPESAYPAPYATVYRNMALLAVEGFSSLPKNCLSLCYGFFAAAIVINLIRDLSGKKASQYIPIPMAMAIPFYIGSYFAIDMCLGSLILFVWEKINKAKAEAFAPAVASGLICGDGIWTLPSSILALAGVKPPICMKFLSRTTNVKVDNFLAS